In Longimicrobiaceae bacterium, a genomic segment contains:
- a CDS encoding HEAT repeat domain-containing protein produces MWSSFATDTAEEAILPREGVDGAALNGEEPLVRGHAAWALGRIGTEGALQALRGRAEVEEDEWVREELSLALSS; encoded by the coding sequence GTGTGGAGCTCGTTCGCCACGGACACGGCGGAGGAGGCGATCCTTCCACGTGAGGGGGTGGACGGGGCGGCGCTGAACGGCGAGGAGCCGCTGGTTCGGGGCCACGCGGCGTGGGCGCTGGGGCGGATCGGGACCGAGGGCGCGCTGCAGGCCCTACGGGGCAGGGCGGAGGTGGAGGAGGACGAGTGGGTGCGCGAGGAGTTGTCACTCGCGCTCTCCAGCTGA
- a CDS encoding HupE/UreJ family protein, with protein MIMLSAEQGRWRGAWARLLLVPLLFGVLSLVIAPADVLAHGVAAGDKGYIQEVSGVLPVPFAYLGAKHMMTGYDHLLFLLGIIFFLYRLKDIGIYVSLFAIGHSTTLLLGVLTEISVSAYLIDAIIGLSVVYKALDNLGAFQRWFGLQPNTRVATLIFGLFHGFGLATKILEYEVSPDGLVANLIAFNVGVEIGQLLALSAILIAMSFWRRTPSFSRHAYTGNVVIMSAGFLLMGYQLAGYFVSQTG; from the coding sequence ATGATCATGCTCTCGGCGGAGCAGGGGCGGTGGCGTGGCGCGTGGGCCCGCCTCCTCCTGGTCCCCCTCCTGTTCGGGGTGCTGTCGCTCGTCATCGCGCCGGCCGACGTGCTCGCCCACGGTGTAGCGGCCGGCGACAAGGGCTACATCCAGGAGGTCTCCGGAGTCCTCCCGGTCCCTTTCGCCTATCTGGGCGCCAAGCACATGATGACCGGCTACGATCACCTGCTCTTCCTGCTGGGCATTATCTTCTTCCTGTACCGCCTCAAGGACATCGGCATCTACGTCTCGCTCTTCGCGATCGGCCACTCCACGACCCTGCTCCTGGGAGTGCTGACGGAGATCAGCGTGAGCGCGTACCTGATCGACGCCATCATCGGCCTGTCGGTGGTCTACAAGGCGCTGGACAACCTCGGCGCGTTTCAGCGATGGTTCGGCCTCCAGCCCAACACCAGGGTCGCGACGCTGATCTTCGGCCTGTTCCACGGCTTCGGCCTGGCGACCAAGATCCTCGAGTACGAGGTTTCGCCGGACGGGCTGGTCGCCAACCTGATCGCCTTCAACGTCGGCGTCGAGATCGGGCAGTTGCTCGCGCTCAGCGCGATCCTGATCGCCATGAGCTTCTGGCGCCGCACCCCGAGCTTCTCGAGGCACGCGTACACCGGCAACGTGGTGATCATGTCCGCCGGATTCCTGCTGATGGGCTATCAGCTCGCCGGCTACTTCGTCTCCCAAACCGGCTGA
- a CDS encoding HEAT repeat domain-containing protein, protein MERAFWPREGVHGASLIEPMGMSQEEFSSRFKGSPVKRAKRRGLLRNVAVTLGNWGSPEAVPVLAAALNDEEPLVRGHAAWALGRIGTEGPLQALRGREEVEEDGWVREELSTGLEEALALPPSRPTPRS, encoded by the coding sequence GTGGAGCGTGCTTTCTGGCCGCGGGAGGGCGTCCACGGCGCGAGCCTGATCGAGCCGATGGGGATGAGCCAGGAGGAGTTCTCGAGCCGCTTCAAGGGTTCGCCCGTGAAGCGCGCGAAGCGGCGGGGGCTGCTGAGGAACGTGGCCGTTACTCTGGGGAACTGGGGCTCGCCCGAGGCGGTGCCGGTGCTGGCGGCGGCGCTGAACGACGAGGAGCCGCTGGTGCGGGGGCACGCCGCGTGGGCGCTGGGGCGGATCGGGACGGAGGGGCCGCTGCAGGCGCTGCGGGGCAGGGAGGAGGTGGAGGAGGATGGGTGGGTACGGGAGGAGCTCAGCACGGGGCTGGAGGAGGCGCTCGCCTTACCCCCGAGCCGACCAACTCCACGTTCGTGA
- a CDS encoding AAA family ATPase, with the protein MQLLRLVIPHFRNLRDLSLVFNTHVPPPVSAAHAEPMPIRSHALIGQNGTGKSNLIEALITIFRDVDLDREAAFDYTLEYSIRDRTVCIQADTPRQKRPFVRVDGQPKSQGYLLENRELLPSHVFAYYSGRNERIEALFQEHQRRFNLRQEVVVEEVLPARLLDSFTATDADIRAIDAARRRDESRRQQLGDDRLRRLFYCRGGHSQLVLLACLLSDDPVFQKVLKNLHIEALESALFVLKEPHRLREKRRGGKFDENEIVEGDPRFWYARGNVVSEFLDKLWQVAWAPIEHEETRQIDFRGRTERQRQLYLFVPSHDKLKQLGELVGGTDSFFRYAEGAYIGDLIEEVRITVRKRDEHGGKVSFTQLSEGELQMLTVLGLMRITREDHCIFLLDEPDTHLNPIWKLRYFDDIEGVLSEQPGAMVHGESQILITTHDPMMVGSLKREQVHILRRENNRTVVDVPDEHPQGMGVTGLLKSELFGLSSTLDAETERRLFRRNELFVKTPRTPEEDAELSRLSDELADLGFSTADFRDPDYALFVRKMSQHRKFRKPTLTPEEQAEQDRIADEVIDEILRQETDR; encoded by the coding sequence ATGCAGCTGCTGCGGCTGGTCATCCCACACTTTCGCAACCTGCGCGATCTCTCGCTGGTGTTCAACACGCATGTGCCCCCGCCGGTCAGTGCGGCGCATGCGGAGCCCATGCCCATCCGCAGCCATGCGCTCATCGGGCAGAACGGCACGGGCAAGTCCAACCTCATCGAGGCGCTGATCACCATCTTTCGCGATGTCGACTTGGACCGCGAGGCCGCGTTCGACTACACCCTGGAGTACAGCATTCGCGACCGCACGGTGTGCATCCAGGCCGACACGCCGCGGCAGAAGCGCCCGTTTGTCCGGGTAGATGGCCAGCCCAAGTCGCAGGGCTACCTGCTGGAGAACCGTGAGCTGCTGCCTTCGCACGTCTTTGCCTATTACTCCGGTCGCAACGAGCGTATAGAGGCGCTGTTCCAGGAGCACCAACGGCGCTTCAACCTCCGGCAGGAGGTCGTGGTCGAGGAAGTGCTTCCCGCGAGGCTGCTGGACAGCTTTACCGCCACCGATGCCGACATCCGCGCCATCGATGCGGCCCGCAGGCGCGACGAGAGCCGTAGGCAGCAGCTGGGCGACGACCGCCTGCGCCGCTTGTTCTACTGCCGGGGAGGCCACAGCCAGCTTGTGCTGCTGGCGTGCCTGCTTTCCGATGATCCGGTCTTTCAGAAGGTGCTGAAGAACCTGCACATCGAAGCGTTGGAATCCGCGCTGTTCGTGCTCAAGGAACCGCACCGCCTGCGCGAGAAGCGCCGTGGCGGAAAGTTCGATGAAAACGAGATCGTTGAAGGTGACCCGCGGTTCTGGTACGCGCGCGGAAATGTGGTGAGCGAGTTCTTGGACAAGCTATGGCAGGTTGCCTGGGCGCCTATCGAGCACGAAGAAACCAGGCAGATCGACTTCCGTGGGCGAACCGAGAGGCAGAGGCAGCTGTACCTGTTCGTCCCCAGCCACGACAAGCTCAAGCAGCTGGGGGAGCTGGTGGGCGGCACCGACAGCTTTTTCCGCTACGCCGAGGGCGCCTACATCGGTGACCTGATCGAGGAGGTGCGCATCACCGTAAGAAAGCGGGACGAGCACGGCGGCAAGGTGAGCTTTACCCAGCTCTCCGAAGGCGAGCTTCAGATGCTCACGGTGCTCGGGCTGATGCGCATCACCCGCGAGGACCACTGCATCTTTCTACTGGACGAGCCGGACACCCATCTGAACCCCATCTGGAAACTACGCTACTTCGACGACATCGAGGGCGTGCTGAGCGAGCAGCCGGGCGCCATGGTGCACGGTGAGTCACAGATCCTGATAACCACCCACGACCCCATGATGGTGGGCAGCCTGAAGCGCGAGCAGGTACACATCCTTCGCCGCGAGAACAACCGGACCGTGGTGGACGTTCCTGACGAGCATCCGCAGGGGATGGGCGTGACCGGGCTGCTCAAGAGCGAGCTGTTCGGCCTGTCTTCCACGCTGGACGCGGAGACGGAGCGGCGGCTCTTTCGCCGCAACGAGCTGTTCGTGAAGACGCCGCGAACTCCGGAAGAAGACGCCGAGCTCTCGCGCCTCTCCGACGAGCTGGCCGACCTGGGCTTCTCCACGGCGGATTTTCGTGATCCGGACTATGCGCTGTTTGTACGCAAGATGTCGCAGCACCGCAAGTTCCGTAAGCCGACCCTTACCCCGGAGGAGCAGGCCGAGCAGGACCGGATCGCGGACGAAGTCATCGACGAGATACTGCGCCAGGAGACGGACCGGTGA
- a CDS encoding restriction endonuclease subunit S, which yields MDAQHFLTEFGHIANALGGTTRLRDLILSLAFKGQLCPHSQHSSDSLLADIQRLRLAFDGETRKQRITRQSVEAAGIAGPYTIPAHWAWVSLSTVGHTWGQKKPDGPFVYINVSSIDSKDGALSGNLEVLSASAAPSRARKIVRKGTIIYSTVRPYLLNIAIVEREFDEEPIASTAFAIVHPWKGVEARYLYYYLRSPAFVRYIESVQTGMAYPAISDEKFYSGLVPLPPSEEQARIVAKVDELMGLCDQLEAQQQNRRKLRNTLRQSALDAVVTAANSEDLQSAWARLAENFETLFSAPEDVGSLRSACVELAIRGELSDAGHADQAEPAETLISAPRPKTGSRTAKIDRVDEPFPLPKNWTWVLLEDLLTDSESGWSPKCDAEPRRPGEWGVLKVSAVTWGEFRPEENKRLPPSLEPRTEFAATPGDFLLSRANTAELVARSVVVPDDCPGKLLLSDKIVRLNFIDPSVKPWVNSVNNSRYARDYYRARATGTSDSMRNVSRQVIHELPIPLAPRDVQRALLHKLGQLHALCDQLEAQLREANEVAAQFAASAVASLTGVNIEQEEAGPVKPPDTELVAPLRLDQAPDVRSQAPLAAILARHNGEMSARDLWQRFGGEIDAFYAQLKTEVGHGWIADPSYDLDDAAPEGPRKYPDGALVARVLVKEAG from the coding sequence ATGGACGCGCAGCATTTCCTGACCGAGTTCGGGCACATTGCCAATGCTCTGGGCGGAACTACTCGACTACGAGACTTGATCCTCTCACTGGCGTTCAAAGGCCAACTGTGCCCACATTCTCAGCATTCGAGCGACTCCCTACTCGCGGACATTCAGCGCCTGCGCTTGGCGTTTGACGGTGAGACACGCAAGCAAAGGATTACACGACAGAGTGTCGAAGCAGCCGGCATCGCTGGGCCTTACACCATTCCTGCACATTGGGCGTGGGTAAGTCTCAGTACCGTAGGTCATACTTGGGGGCAGAAGAAGCCTGACGGACCATTCGTCTATATCAACGTTTCTTCAATTGACAGCAAGGATGGAGCACTGTCGGGTAATCTGGAGGTCTTGAGCGCGAGCGCAGCCCCGAGTCGAGCCCGGAAGATCGTGAGGAAGGGGACGATAATCTATTCAACAGTACGTCCCTATCTGCTGAACATTGCAATTGTTGAGCGCGAGTTCGACGAAGAACCAATTGCAAGCACGGCATTCGCAATCGTCCATCCGTGGAAAGGTGTCGAGGCACGTTACCTTTACTATTATCTACGCAGCCCGGCCTTCGTCAGGTATATTGAATCAGTGCAGACCGGTATGGCATATCCGGCCATAAGCGATGAGAAGTTCTATTCCGGATTGGTGCCATTGCCACCATCCGAAGAGCAGGCCCGCATCGTTGCCAAGGTTGATGAGCTGATGGGCTTGTGCGACCAGCTGGAAGCGCAGCAGCAGAATCGCCGCAAGCTGCGGAATACCCTGCGCCAGTCGGCACTGGATGCCGTCGTCACCGCGGCCAACTCGGAGGACCTGCAATCGGCGTGGGCTCGACTGGCAGAGAACTTTGAAACGCTGTTCAGCGCACCAGAGGATGTGGGTTCGCTCCGTTCAGCGTGCGTGGAACTGGCTATTCGTGGCGAGCTGAGCGATGCGGGCCACGCGGATCAGGCCGAGCCCGCAGAGACCCTGATCAGCGCGCCTCGACCGAAGACCGGCAGCCGAACCGCGAAGATCGATCGAGTGGATGAGCCATTTCCTCTCCCTAAGAACTGGACCTGGGTTCTGCTGGAAGATCTGCTCACCGACTCAGAATCCGGCTGGAGCCCCAAATGCGACGCCGAGCCGCGCAGGCCCGGCGAATGGGGGGTGCTCAAGGTCAGCGCCGTGACCTGGGGAGAGTTTCGTCCGGAGGAGAACAAGCGCCTGCCACCCTCGCTGGAGCCTAGGACGGAATTCGCGGCCACGCCCGGTGACTTTCTGCTTTCAAGAGCCAACACGGCGGAGCTGGTGGCCCGAAGCGTGGTCGTGCCCGACGACTGTCCGGGAAAGCTGCTCCTGAGCGACAAGATCGTGCGTTTGAACTTCATTGATCCATCCGTGAAGCCCTGGGTGAACTCGGTCAACAACTCCAGGTACGCGCGCGATTATTACCGGGCCCGCGCCACCGGGACTAGCGATTCGATGCGCAATGTGTCTCGGCAGGTCATCCACGAGCTTCCAATTCCGCTCGCGCCCAGGGACGTTCAACGCGCACTCCTGCATAAGCTTGGGCAGCTCCATGCGTTGTGCGACCAACTCGAAGCACAGCTTCGTGAGGCCAACGAGGTGGCCGCGCAGTTTGCCGCTTCCGCGGTTGCCAGCCTCACCGGAGTCAACATCGAACAAGAGGAGGCCGGCCCCGTGAAGCCGCCCGACACCGAACTCGTTGCTCCGCTGCGTCTGGACCAGGCGCCCGACGTCAGATCGCAGGCCCCGCTTGCCGCCATTCTCGCGCGTCACAACGGCGAGATGAGCGCCCGGGACCTGTGGCAGCGCTTTGGCGGCGAGATCGACGCCTTTTACGCCCAGCTCAAGACAGAGGTCGGCCACGGCTGGATCGCGGATCCGAGCTACGACCTGGACGACGCGGCGCCGGAAGGGCCCCGGAAGTATCCTGACGGCGCCCTGGTGGCCAGGGTCCTCGTGAAAGAGGCGGGCTGA
- a CDS encoding N-6 DNA methylase, with protein MNLSSTIKSIQDIMRKDDGVDGDAQRLGQLTWMLFLKVFDQREDDWEDDDPGYESPIPEHLRWRNWAAYVAGPDGKKKPQIAASEVLDVVNELFRELKALDASKSLRHKVVRSVFEDANNYMKSGTLLLAVIEKLEAAIDFHDFKTRASLGDVYEQLLNDLRGAGNAGEFYTPRAITQFMVNRVNPRLDRRETVLDPACGTGGFLTAVIDHFQSQISTESGVERRRAIEELIRGIEKKPLPHLLCTTNLLLHGIEVPSQIEHRNTLGIGWNDWDRNSRVECVVTNPPFGGYEDEGAGSDYPPNLRTRETADMFMALIIKKLLKENGRAAVVLPDGFLFGEGIKNTIKQMLLRDCKLHTIVRLPRGVFAPYTTIKTNLLFFTRGATVDDGTEHFHTDTIWFYEHPYPAGYKSYSKTKPIRFEEFEPEKAWWGSEENDFADRVENEFAWKVDFRAKRERAEAAARPHWDRAEALRNQVSTLENHVRDLRESIKGVPNGTQRTPVQEQIDILLAEIDGLRLQARDAEAAGDRIYWPIYNLDLKNPNAPEEESHDPDVLLEKYKTLLGQIEETENQLRSELAAALAHHFVGEDA; from the coding sequence ATGAACCTCAGCAGCACCATCAAGTCCATTCAGGACATCATGCGCAAGGACGACGGCGTCGATGGCGACGCCCAGCGCCTTGGTCAACTCACCTGGATGCTCTTTCTGAAGGTTTTCGACCAGCGCGAGGACGATTGGGAGGATGACGACCCCGGGTACGAATCCCCGATTCCCGAGCATCTGCGCTGGCGCAACTGGGCCGCGTACGTGGCCGGTCCGGATGGAAAGAAGAAGCCGCAGATCGCCGCCAGCGAGGTGCTGGACGTCGTGAACGAGCTCTTTCGGGAGCTCAAGGCGCTGGACGCCAGCAAGAGCCTGCGGCACAAGGTCGTCCGCAGCGTCTTCGAGGACGCCAACAACTACATGAAGTCCGGCACCCTTCTGCTCGCGGTCATCGAGAAGCTGGAGGCAGCCATCGACTTCCACGACTTCAAGACCCGCGCGAGCCTGGGCGACGTCTACGAGCAGCTGCTCAACGACCTACGGGGGGCGGGCAACGCCGGCGAGTTCTACACGCCGCGCGCGATCACCCAGTTTATGGTGAACCGCGTTAACCCCCGCCTGGACAGGCGCGAGACCGTGCTGGACCCGGCGTGCGGCACCGGCGGCTTTCTGACGGCGGTGATCGACCACTTCCAGTCGCAGATCAGCACCGAATCTGGCGTGGAGAGGCGGCGCGCCATCGAAGAACTGATTCGCGGGATCGAGAAGAAGCCGCTGCCGCACCTGTTGTGCACCACGAACCTGCTGCTGCACGGCATCGAGGTGCCCAGCCAGATCGAGCACCGCAACACGCTGGGGATCGGCTGGAATGATTGGGACCGGAACAGCAGGGTCGAGTGCGTGGTCACCAACCCGCCGTTCGGGGGCTACGAAGATGAGGGCGCGGGCAGCGACTACCCGCCCAACCTGCGCACCCGCGAAACCGCGGACATGTTCATGGCGCTAATCATCAAGAAGCTGCTCAAGGAAAACGGCCGCGCCGCGGTCGTGCTTCCGGACGGCTTCCTGTTTGGTGAGGGCATCAAGAACACCATCAAGCAGATGCTGCTGCGCGACTGCAAGCTGCACACGATCGTCCGCCTGCCCAGGGGCGTGTTCGCGCCGTACACCACCATCAAGACTAACCTGTTGTTCTTTACCCGGGGCGCCACGGTGGATGATGGCACGGAGCACTTTCACACCGACACCATCTGGTTCTACGAGCACCCGTATCCGGCCGGCTACAAGAGCTACAGCAAGACCAAGCCGATCCGCTTCGAGGAGTTCGAGCCGGAAAAAGCGTGGTGGGGCAGCGAAGAGAACGACTTCGCCGACCGCGTGGAGAACGAGTTCGCGTGGAAGGTGGATTTCAGGGCGAAGCGCGAGCGCGCCGAGGCCGCCGCCCGGCCGCACTGGGACCGGGCCGAGGCACTGAGAAACCAGGTTTCAACGCTGGAAAACCATGTGCGCGATCTGCGGGAATCGATCAAGGGCGTTCCGAACGGAACCCAGCGTACCCCGGTCCAGGAGCAGATCGACATCCTGCTGGCGGAGATCGACGGGCTGCGCCTGCAGGCCCGCGATGCCGAGGCGGCCGGCGACCGCATCTACTGGCCGATTTACAACCTGGACCTCAAGAACCCCAACGCGCCCGAAGAGGAAAGCCACGACCCGGACGTGCTGCTGGAAAAGTACAAGACGCTGCTGGGCCAGATCGAAGAAACGGAGAACCAGCTCAGGAGCGAGCTTGCCGCCGCACTGGCGCACCACTTCGTTGGTGAGGACGCCTGA
- a CDS encoding DEAD/DEAH box helicase family protein, which yields MTRNELSERDICTRFITPAIMQAGWQPHQVREEVNLTAGRVLVRGKLATRVRNPEAKGGPRRADFVLYARPTLPIAVVEAKQARFGVGQGMQQALAYAEMLDAPFAFSSNGSGFLLHDRTGLTQPAERELQLSEFPSPNDLWPLYQQWKGLSTPGAINLIDQPFHTDASGREPRYYQRVAINRAIEAIAKGQQRVLLVMATGTGKTYTAFQIIWRLWKSRARKRILFLADRNILIDQTMQQDFAPFGEVMHKVTNREVRKNYEIYLALYQAVTGREEWKQIYRQFPADFFDLVVIDECHRGSAAEDSAWREVLDYFSGATHLGLTATPRETREISNITYFGDPVYSYSLRQGIEDGFLAPYKVIRIATDVDAVGYTPEKDKTDKLGQTVEQRQYNTKDFDRGLVLEARTRLVARKVWEYLQAIDPMAKTIVFCENQDHAERMRQELVRIIPAAAGNRRYVMRITGDDNEGKAQVSYFIDNDEPYPVIATTSKLLATGVDAKTCKLIVLDQNVNSMAEFKQIIGRGTRLREDYQKLFFTIMDFRGVTRLFADADFDGEPVVIYEPRPDDPVVPPEPTSGPSIDEPEVPWGSSPTGVHDPADGYADGGGGDGRPRYVIDDVAVRVAVERWQYLDADGRLITEDYRVLLRNDIRRVLQDEFGSLGDFLRRWNGAERKQAVLEELARHGVSLEVLQQAVPEGEALDAFDLVAHVAFDQAPLTRRERASQVRKRDVFGKYGEQARAVLEALLDKFADHGVQDIEDARVLELPPFDQFGTRTQIRRGIFGGVEQYTRAVHELEQALYETPEKKQA from the coding sequence GTGACCAGAAACGAGCTGAGTGAACGGGACATCTGCACCCGGTTCATCACGCCGGCGATTATGCAGGCAGGCTGGCAGCCGCATCAGGTGCGCGAGGAAGTAAACCTAACCGCCGGCCGTGTGCTGGTGCGGGGCAAGCTCGCCACCCGCGTCCGCAACCCCGAAGCGAAGGGCGGCCCCAGGCGAGCCGACTTTGTGCTCTACGCGCGGCCCACCCTGCCCATCGCCGTCGTGGAAGCGAAGCAGGCCCGCTTTGGCGTGGGGCAGGGCATGCAGCAAGCGCTCGCCTACGCGGAGATGCTGGATGCGCCTTTCGCCTTCAGCAGCAACGGCAGCGGCTTTCTGCTTCACGACCGCACCGGCCTCACGCAGCCGGCGGAGCGGGAACTGCAGCTGAGCGAGTTCCCTTCGCCGAACGACCTATGGCCGCTGTACCAGCAGTGGAAGGGCCTGTCCACTCCGGGCGCCATCAACCTCATCGATCAACCCTTCCATACCGATGCCAGCGGGCGGGAGCCACGCTACTACCAGCGCGTGGCCATCAACCGCGCCATCGAGGCGATCGCGAAGGGGCAGCAGCGGGTTCTGCTGGTGATGGCTACCGGTACGGGCAAGACGTACACGGCCTTCCAGATTATCTGGCGGCTATGGAAGTCGAGGGCCAGAAAGCGGATCCTGTTTCTGGCCGACCGCAACATCCTGATCGACCAGACCATGCAGCAGGACTTTGCCCCTTTCGGCGAGGTCATGCACAAGGTCACCAACCGGGAGGTTCGGAAGAACTACGAGATCTACCTGGCCCTCTACCAGGCCGTGACCGGACGGGAGGAGTGGAAGCAAATCTATCGGCAGTTCCCGGCGGACTTCTTCGATCTTGTCGTCATCGACGAGTGCCATCGGGGCAGCGCTGCCGAGGACTCCGCCTGGCGCGAGGTGTTGGACTACTTCAGCGGCGCCACGCACCTGGGGCTCACGGCCACCCCCAGGGAAACCAGGGAGATCAGCAACATCACCTACTTCGGCGATCCGGTCTACAGCTATTCGCTCAGGCAGGGGATCGAGGATGGCTTCCTGGCGCCCTACAAGGTCATCCGCATCGCCACGGACGTGGACGCCGTGGGCTATACGCCAGAGAAGGACAAGACGGACAAGCTGGGCCAGACGGTGGAGCAGCGTCAGTACAACACGAAGGACTTCGATCGCGGCCTGGTGCTGGAAGCCCGCACGCGGCTGGTCGCCCGCAAGGTGTGGGAGTACCTGCAGGCCATCGATCCCATGGCCAAGACCATCGTGTTCTGCGAAAACCAGGACCACGCGGAGCGTATGCGTCAGGAGCTGGTGAGGATCATTCCGGCGGCGGCCGGCAACCGCCGCTACGTCATGCGCATCACCGGCGACGACAACGAGGGCAAGGCCCAGGTTTCCTACTTCATCGACAACGACGAGCCGTACCCCGTCATCGCCACCACGTCGAAGCTGCTGGCCACGGGGGTTGACGCCAAGACCTGCAAGCTGATCGTCCTGGATCAGAACGTGAACTCCATGGCCGAGTTCAAGCAGATCATCGGTCGGGGTACCCGCCTGCGCGAGGACTACCAGAAGCTCTTCTTCACCATCATGGACTTCCGGGGCGTCACGCGCCTGTTCGCCGACGCGGACTTCGACGGTGAGCCCGTGGTCATTTACGAGCCCCGCCCTGACGATCCGGTGGTGCCGCCCGAGCCCACGAGCGGGCCGTCCATCGATGAGCCAGAGGTGCCCTGGGGAAGCAGCCCGACCGGCGTTCACGATCCCGCTGACGGCTACGCTGACGGTGGCGGGGGGGACGGCCGCCCCCGGTACGTGATCGACGACGTGGCCGTCCGTGTGGCGGTGGAGCGTTGGCAGTACCTTGATGCCGACGGCAGGCTGATCACCGAGGACTACCGCGTTCTGCTCCGGAACGACATCCGCAGGGTCCTGCAGGACGAGTTCGGCAGCCTTGGCGACTTTCTCCGGCGCTGGAACGGCGCGGAGCGCAAGCAGGCGGTGCTGGAAGAGCTGGCCCGGCACGGCGTGTCGCTGGAGGTCCTGCAGCAGGCCGTGCCCGAGGGCGAGGCGCTCGACGCCTTTGATCTGGTGGCGCACGTTGCGTTCGACCAGGCGCCGCTCACCCGCCGCGAGCGCGCCAGCCAGGTCCGCAAACGCGACGTCTTTGGCAAGTACGGCGAGCAGGCCCGGGCGGTGCTCGAAGCGCTGCTGGACAAGTTCGCCGACCATGGTGTGCAGGACATTGAGGACGCCAGGGTGCTAGAGCTGCCCCCCTTCGATCAGTTCGGCACCCGCACGCAGATCCGGCGCGGCATCTTTGGCGGCGTGGAGCAGTACACGCGGGCCGTGCACGAGCTGGAGCAGGCGCTCTACGAAACACCTGAAAAGAAGCAGGCCTGA
- the queG gene encoding tRNA epoxyqueuosine(34) reductase QueG, with amino-acid sequence MSERIRARALEMGFDDVGIAPVGPSAHGDAYDRWIAAGMHGEMAYLSREDAVAKRKDPAVLVPGVRSAVVVALNYYAPEDAEAPSSGDPSRSVFARYARNEDYHDMMKARLIALQEWIAAELTPVNGRAYVDTGAVLERELAQRAGLGWAGRNTMLIRPGRGSYCFLGVVLLDVELEYDEPFAADRCGRCSACVDACPTGALLGRDDAGAPVMDARRCISYLTIEQRGPIPRELRPLIGNRVYGCDICQEVCPWNSFSSETDEEAFLPREGVDGAKLIELMGMTQEEFSRRFKGSAVKRTKRRGLLRNVAVALGNWGSPEAVPVLAAALNDEEPLVRGHAAWALGRIGTEGALAALRGRAEVEEDAWVREEIAAALGCS; translated from the coding sequence TTGTCCGAGCGGATCCGCGCGCGCGCCCTGGAGATGGGGTTCGACGACGTGGGGATCGCGCCCGTGGGCCCCAGCGCGCACGGCGACGCCTACGACCGGTGGATCGCCGCGGGGATGCACGGGGAGATGGCGTACCTGTCGCGGGAGGACGCCGTCGCCAAGCGGAAGGACCCGGCCGTGCTGGTGCCGGGCGTCCGCTCGGCCGTGGTGGTGGCGCTGAACTACTATGCGCCCGAGGACGCGGAGGCGCCGTCGTCGGGGGATCCGTCGCGCTCCGTGTTCGCCCGCTACGCGCGCAACGAGGACTACCACGACATGATGAAGGCGCGGCTGATCGCGCTCCAGGAGTGGATCGCCGCGGAGCTTACCCCGGTGAACGGGCGGGCGTACGTCGACACGGGGGCGGTGCTGGAGCGGGAGCTGGCGCAACGGGCGGGGCTCGGGTGGGCGGGGCGGAATACCATGCTGATCCGGCCGGGGCGGGGGTCGTACTGCTTCCTGGGCGTGGTGCTTCTGGACGTGGAGCTGGAGTACGACGAGCCGTTCGCGGCGGACCGCTGCGGGCGGTGCTCGGCGTGCGTGGACGCCTGCCCCACGGGGGCGCTGCTGGGGCGCGACGACGCGGGCGCGCCGGTGATGGATGCGCGCCGGTGCATCTCGTACCTGACCATCGAGCAGCGCGGGCCGATCCCGCGGGAGCTGCGGCCGCTGATCGGGAACCGGGTCTATGGGTGCGACATCTGCCAGGAAGTCTGTCCCTGGAACAGCTTCTCGTCGGAGACCGACGAGGAGGCGTTCCTTCCGCGTGAGGGAGTGGACGGGGCGAAGTTGATCGAGCTGATGGGGATGACGCAGGAGGAGTTCTCGCGCCGCTTCAAAGGCTCGGCCGTGAAGCGGACGAAGCGGCGGGGGCTGCTGCGCAACGTGGCCGTCGCGCTCGGGAACTGGGGCTCCCCGGAGGCGGTGCCGGTGCTCGCGGCGGCGCTGAACGACGAGGAGCCGCTGGTGCGGGGGCACGCGGCGTGGGCGCTGGGGCGGATCGGAACGGAGGGGGCGCTGGCGGCGCTGCGGGGCAGGGCGGAGGTAGAGGAGGACGCCTGGGTGCGGGAGGAGATCGCGGCGGCGCTGGGTTGCAGTTGA